A genomic window from Desulfomicrobium macestii includes:
- a CDS encoding P-loop NTPase family protein, whose translation MSKIIKALEKAEEAERLAAGYSGGIIVPDSVPARTVTHVAPVAQVAPAAPAAQAGGGGRRDSVEVRYEQTKVEQACFHKMEERRLLGEGAPRELRDAFNVVRTQILRQTRSRGLNTIMVTSAGRGEGKTTVATNLAITIARDASQTALLVDANLRWPGISCGLGMDSRPGLSDHFLRGLPVEDLFVNPGIDKLVVLPAGGSQEDSVDIISSPGMQDLVAEMKSRYPDRYVIFDCPHLLGIPDALVFAEYVDGIVLVADEGRTAQGDLKTALGMLEGRNLLGVVMNKTL comes from the coding sequence ATGAGTAAGATCATCAAGGCCCTTGAAAAGGCCGAGGAAGCGGAGCGGCTGGCGGCGGGGTATTCGGGTGGGATCATCGTGCCCGATTCGGTCCCGGCCAGGACCGTGACGCACGTGGCGCCTGTCGCACAGGTCGCACCTGCCGCGCCTGCCGCGCAGGCCGGGGGTGGTGGGCGGCGGGATAGCGTGGAGGTGCGTTACGAGCAGACCAAGGTCGAGCAGGCCTGCTTCCACAAGATGGAGGAGCGCAGGCTTCTTGGAGAGGGCGCGCCGCGCGAGCTGCGGGACGCCTTCAATGTCGTGCGTACGCAAATCCTGCGTCAGACGCGGTCCAGGGGCCTGAACACGATCATGGTCACCAGCGCGGGGCGCGGTGAGGGCAAGACCACCGTGGCCACCAACCTGGCCATCACCATCGCCCGCGACGCGAGCCAGACGGCGCTGCTGGTGGACGCCAACCTGCGCTGGCCCGGGATCTCGTGCGGCCTGGGCATGGACTCGCGGCCCGGACTGTCCGACCATTTCCTGCGCGGCCTGCCCGTGGAGGACCTGTTCGTGAACCCGGGCATCGACAAGCTCGTGGTCCTGCCCGCGGGCGGGTCCCAGGAGGATTCCGTGGATATCATCAGTTCGCCCGGCATGCAGGATCTCGTGGCGGAGATGAAGAGCCGCTACCCGGACCGCTACGTCATCTTCGACTGCCCGCACCTGCTGGGTATCCCCGATGCACTGGTCTTCGCGGAATATGTGGACGGCATCGTACTCGTCGCCGACGAAGGCCGGACCGCGCAAGGCGATCTCAAGACCGCGCTGGGCATGCTGGAAGGACGGAATCTGCTGGGTGTTGTCATGAACAAAACGCTGTAG